ACTGCCCGTTGCAGCGCGTCATGGGGCGGCTCTCGGGAGAAGACAGATGCGGCGAGTGATTTTCAATCAGAAAGGCGGCGTGGGCAAATCCACCATCACCTGCAACCTGGCCGCCATCAGCGCCCACCAGGGGTTGCGGACACTGGTGGTGGACCTCGACTCCCAGGGGAATTCCAGCAGCTACCTGCTCGGGCGCGAGGCAACGCCGGAGGGAACGCTCGCCGACTACTTCGACCAGCTCCTCAGCTTCCGCTTGCACCAGCAGCCGCTGACAGCGTTCGTGCACGAGACGCCGTTCAACGGGCTCCATGTCATGCCCGCCTCGCGGCAGCTGGATGAGCTCCAGGGCAAGCTGGAGTCCCGCTACAAGATCTACAAGCTGCGGGAGGCACTGGAGGAACTGTCCGACAGCTACGACGCCATCTACATGGACACGCCACCGGCCCTGAACTTCTACACCCGATCGGCGCTGATCGCCGCCGAGCGTTGCCTGATTCCCTTCGACTGCGACGACTTCTCCCGCTACGCCCTGTACGACCTGCTGGAGGCGCTGATGGAGATCCGTGAGGATCACAACGGCGCGCTCGCCATCGAGGGCATCATCGTCAACCAGTACAACGCCCGCGCCAACGTGCTGCGCCAGGCCGTCGAGGAACTACAGGGGGAAGGGCACCCGGTACTCCAGCCATATATCGCCTCCTCGGTGAAGATCAAGGAGTCGCATGAGAAGGCCGTGCCACTGATTCAGCTGGCACCCCGCCACAAGGTCACCGCGCAATACCTGGACCTGTTCGAGACCCTGCAGCGCAACCAGTGAATCCGCCCCGCCGGGCCGCCGAATGCGCTCAAGAAAACCGCCCCACCGGCCGATAACGTGAACGGGTCCGCAGTCGCGGGGATTGCTCATTCCCGTGCCCTTGCGCGCCCTCTATGCTTGGGCAAACTTGATTCGGAGCCTGGGATTGGCTGTCCTGCTGCGCTGTTCCATCATTGTGCTTCTCATTCTGCTCGCGCCGTTGGTGGTCACCCCGGCGACAGCGGACCAGTCGCCGGACGCCGAGGTCCGCATTCTGGTGGATGTCTCGGCCAGCATGCTGCGCACGGATCCCGACAACCTGCGTCGCCCTGCCCTGCGCCTGACCTCCGAGCTGTTGCCCGAAGACACCCGGGCCGGTGTCTGGGATTTCGCCGATGACGTCAACGCCATCGTGGACGTGGCGGCGGTGGACCAGCAATGGCGCGACACCACCCGCGGCGCGGCGCGCTGGATCCACTCCATGGGCCAGGGCACCGACATCGGTGCCGCCCTCGAGACTGCCGCCGCGGACTGGTTCGCGGCGCCTCCTTCCGACGATCCGGCGCCGCGCCACCTGGTGCTGTTCACCGACGGCAAGGTGAATATCAGCGACGATCCGCAGGAGGATCAGGCAGAACGCCAGCGGATCATGGGCCCACTCATGGACCGCTTGGTCGAGCACGGCGTCACGGTCCACGCCGTAGGCCTGTCCGACGAGATCGACCAGGAACTGATGGAGGCACTGTCCCGGCGCACCGGCGGGCGCATGGCCGTCACGCGACAGGCTGGCGAACTGGAGCGACTGTTCCTGGGGCTGTTCGACCAGGTGGCCCAGCGGGACAGCCTCCCCATGGACCGCAACCGCTTCCAGGTGGATGACACTGTCGCCGAGCTCACCGTGGTAGCCTTCCACGACGGTGACTCCGAGGGCGTCCGCCTGCGGGATCCCGACGGCGACACCCTGGACGAGTCCATGGCCGGCGACAGGGTGCGCTGGCGTAGCGAACCTCATCACGACCTGATTACCATCGACCAGCCGCCCCCTGGCGAGTGGGAGCTGCTCGGTGCCGAGGATCCGGACAACCGGGTGATGATCGTCACCGACCTGCGGCTGCACACCGACGACCTGCCCGCCTACAGCATCAGCGGCGAATCGTTTGCCGTTGGGGCGTACCTGACCGAGGCGGACGAGCCCATCACCCGGGACGGGTTCCTGGACCTGACCCGGTTCCGGTTGCTTGACGACACCGGCGAGGCCCGGGCGCTGGAGCGTGACGGGGAGAGCGGACGGTTCGCTACCACCGTCACCCCGGAGGCGGGAGCCCGGGAATTCGTGGTGCGCGTGAGCAGTGACACCTTCCGCCGCGAGGCACGCCATCGACTGGAGGTCCTGGATACGCCGCTGACCATGGAGCGCGAGGGTCTGGAAGAGCACCCGGAACTACAGCGACGCCTGATTTTCCGCCCTGTCTCCGACGCCATCGACCCGCAGGCACTGGAGGTGGAGCTCACCCTCACCGCCGAGAGTGGCAGCGAACAACGGCTGCGCGTCTCGCACAACGACGACGCGGAGCACTGGGACATCAGTCTGGACACCCTGGACCCGCACCAGACCTTCGGCATCCGGGCCGACGCCATCGGCACCATGCCGGACGGACGCACGTTCCGTGCGGCCATCGACAGCTTCGAGACCGCCGGGCTCGACGCCGGCGCGGATGACAGCGAGGCGGCCGGACCCAACGTGGCTGTTCTGGCCACCCTGCTGGTGGTATTCAACCTGATTCTGTTCGCCGTGATCGGCCTGATTTTCTACCTGCTGCAGCAGCGGCGCACCACGCCGCCGGCCCTGTCCGGCGATGACGCGGATGCCAACGACCTCCGGGAGAACGCATGAGCAGCACGGAACTCCTGATCATGATCATCCTGCTCGAACTGGTGATCATCGTCGGCCTGGTCCTGGCCACGGTGCTCATTCTCTCCGGACGGCGCAGGCGCCGCGAGAAGCGCGCCGCGGAGAACCTGGCCCAGCGCGTGCGCAGCGAAGAGCCGTCGCGCGACAGCGAACTGCGCTCACTGCTCCAGGGCCGGTTCGGCTACAGCGGGGACGCGCTGGAGGAGAAGGTCCGGGAGATCAAACAGGCGGAGACGGCATTCTACCGCCGCTTTCTCGATCTCTACCTGAACCGGGACCCGGAAGCCGCGGAGCAGCTTCAGGATTATCTCGAGGACGTGATCCGGCCGTATGCCAACATCGAGCCGGCCGCGTCGGAGGACGACGACGGTGAAACCGCCGACAGCGACGATGGCGCCGCACCCCGGGAGGCCGGCGCACCACCGACCATGGAAGGGCGTGACATGTACGAAGAGATTCGCAGCTACCGCGACACCCTGAACCTGGTGTTCGCCGAGTACACGGCCATGTTCGGCATCAACCAGGACCGCAACGCCCATTTGTCGGCGCGGGAGATCAAGGAGCGCATGGAATCCGGCCAGCTGGCGGGCCCCGACGACGACAGCAGCTAGCGCCGGTCAGCCGGGGCCGTTGCGGCTTGCCGGTTATTGCGAGCAAAGCGAAGCAATCCAGACGCCGGGCGATGCTTCACCCCTGCTGGATTGCTTCGTCGCTACGCTTCTCTCAATGACGGCGGATTAGGGACCGCTCACTCGATGTCGCTGACCACCCGGGCCGCCACCAGCCAGTGGGCGTTCTGCGCTTCCACCCGCACCACGGCGGCATCGATCTCCGCAGGCTCCAGCGTGGCCAGGCCACCGGCGATGATCACGTGGATGCGCTCACCGTCATCCAGCGGTGTGTCCGTGGTGAACGACAGGCCGTTGCCGCTGAGGTCGCGCAGACGGGCAGTCAGTTCGCTGCCGTCTGCGCGCCAGATGGTGATCTCGGTTTCCGCGGGAACGCGCCGAAAGCCTCGCTGATCGTCATTCCCTGGATAGCTTGACATTCGACAGCCTTCCTCCAGATGCGTCGGGTGCATTGCCCATAACACTCAGGGCACTACTAGCCCCACAGATTAGCCACCATTACCCACATAAATGAGTGTGAAGTCCCGATTCTCGACTGAACTATTGAGAGCCTCGAGTTCACATGTGGCGCGGCTACCAAACTCCTGCTCATCAAAGCTACCGCTTACAACCTCATAACGCTCAGTGTCCAGACCACCCTCAAGCAGGCGGCCCACCGTCTCGTCGTTGCACTCCGTCACCTCCTCCACATCCTCATCGGACGCATCCCTTCCGCGAGTCGCCGCCGCTGCAAAATTGATGGCGCTGGCAGAGGTAATCGCACTCGCCTGCGCCTGCAGCGCGGAGCTTTCCGCATCCTCACTCAAATCAATAAACCGCGGCGCGGCCACCGCCGCCAGCACCCCGAGAATCACGATCACGATCACCAGCTCAATCAGTGTAAAACCGGCACTCTTACTGTTGGTCATTATTGCCTCTCTTCTGGCTGCAATTTGAACGATAAGTCAGCGTTTTCCCTGCACGCTTACGCGGAATATTCTTTCATAGGCCAGGGCGTAAGCAAACGGACGTGGGTCACAGAACGCGCTCTCACGGCTGCTGCGGCTCCACCACCAGTTCCGGGGCGTCGGCCCTGCCACCGATACGCACGCGAATCCGTGGCGGATCGTCCATGTAGCGGTCCCCGAACTGCCGGGGGCGCTGAATGCGATAGACCAGCCAGCCATCCTCGGGCCGGTACGCCCATTGGCCGCGAGGCAGTGCCACGGCCCCGTCGGCAGCGACGGCGCCGGCGTATCGGTCCTGGAAGCCGCGTTCGCCAAAGAGGCCAGACTCGCTGATTGCTGACTCTTCGGCGAGCAATGCCACCGGGTTGCTGCCCGGCTCGACGCCGTTACGGACCCGGGCCAGGGTCACCGCCGTACGCATGGCATCAATGTCGGCGCGGACGCTGTGGGCCTCGATACGGCCGTGCAACAGCTCCGTTCGGTGCAGGAACACGGCCACCAGCAACGCCACGACCATCGCGGCAATGATGAACTCGAGCCGCGTCAGCCCCCGTTGCCACACCCCGCCCATTTACAACGCTGCCTGGCCCAGATCCCACATGGGCAGGAACACCCCCAGCGCCAGGATCAGGACCAGGATGCCCACCACCACCAACATCAGTGGCTCGATGTAGGCGTTGAGCTGCTTGATGTCGTACTCGACTTCGCGGTCGTAGAAATCCGCCACTTCCTCCAGCATGTCGTCCACCTGCCCGGTCTCCTCGCCTACGGCGATCATCTGCATCACCAGTGCCGGGAACAGTTCCGTGTTGGCGGCACTACGCGTGAGCCCCTCACCGCGCTCGATGCCGGTGCGGATGCGCTCGATGCGCTCGGCGATCCAGGCGTTGTCCGTGGCCCGGGCCACCATGCTCAGCGCCGTGATGATGGGCACGCCGGAGCGGGTGGCCATGGCGAAGGAGCGGCCAAAGCGTGCCAGGGTGGCACGCAGGACGATGTCGCCAATGATCGGGATGCGTAGCTTGGTGCGGTCCCAAACATAGCGTCCCCGCGGTGTGCGCTTCCACCAGAGGAACGCGGCCACCAGTGCCGCAAGCCCGCCCAACACCACATACCAGTACCGCACGGTGAAATCGGAGGTCGCCAGCAGGATGCGCGTGGCCAGGGGCAGCTCGGCGCCGAAACTGGCGAACATGCGCCCGAAGGCGGGGATGACGAAGACGTTGATCACGCCAATGGCGATGGCAATGGCCACCAGGACGATCACGGGATAGCGCATGGCGGCGCGGATCTGGTCCCGGGTCGCCTTCTCCCGCTCCAGGTGCCGGGACAGCTGCAGGAATGCCTCGTCCAGCCGGCCAGAATTCTCGCCCACCTGGATGATGCTGACGAACAGACCATCGAACACATCCGGGTGCTGGCGCAGGCAATCCGCCAGCGCACGGCCGTTCTCCAGCTCCGAGGCAATGGAGCGGATCACGCGTGTCATACGGGGATGCCGGGTGCTCTCTGCCAGGCCGGTCATGGCCCGGATGATCGGCACCCCCGCCCGGGTCAGACTGTACATCTGGCGGCAGAACACCATGAGGTCGGCCAGCGCCACCTGGCGTTCGAACCGCGAGCGCGCCGTGCCGCCATCGCGCCGATCTCCGGGCTGCGGGTCGGCCTCGATGGTCAGCGGCGAGAAGCCGTCAGCCATGAGGCGGTCGGCCACCGCGTCCGCGGAGTGGGCCTCCAGGTGGCCGTGCTGCAGGTGACCCTGGGCATCCCGCGCCCTGTAACGAAACCAGGGCACTCAGTCATCCTCCAGGCGCAGTTCCATGGGCTTGCCATCGTCCTCTGCGCCCTCCGAGCCGGGCGGCGGTGTTGGTGGCTCCTGCTCATAGGTGTCCAGCTCGGCGGCGATCCGCATCACTTCATCCAGACTGGTTATGCCCTGGCGGGCGTAATCCATGGCCGCCATGGTCAGGGAACGGAAGCGCGGGCTCTCCGCCGCCAGCCGCGCGAACTCCCCGAGATCCTCCCGGCGCAAGGCATCGGCCATGCCGCCGTCGATCTCCAGCAGTTCGTAGACACCGATGCGGCCCTGGTAACCGGTGTTATTGCAATGGGTACAGCCGCGGCCGCGCGTGAACTCCGCGGCCTCCGGGGACAGACCGACTCCACGCATCCAGGCGGACTCGTGGTCGTCCGGCGCGTGGGATTCCGTGCAGCTCCCACACACCCGCCGCAGCAGCCGCTGCGCCAGAACGCCCCGCAGTGAGGCGGCCAGCAGGTAGCTCTCGGCGCCCATGTCCAGCATCCGCACGGCGGTGGAGTGGGCATCGTTGGTGTGCAGCGTAGAGAGTACGAGGTGGCCGGTCACCGAGGCACGCAGACCGATCTCCGCGGTCTCCTGGTCACGCATCTCCCCGACCATGACAATATCCGGATCCTGGCGCAGGGCGGAGCGCAGAACCCGCCCGAAGGTCAGGCCGATGCGCTCCTGGACCTGGACCTGGTTGATGCGGGGCAAGCGGTACTCCACCGGATCCTCCACGGTGATGATCTTGCTCCCGGCGCGGTTGAGTTCGGACAGCGCCCCGTACAGGGTGGTGGTCTTGCCGCTGCCGGTGGGACCGGTGACCAGCACCATGCCGTGCGGCCGGTGGATCAGCCGGCGGAACCGTTGGAGGACGTCCTCCGGCATGCCCAGACTCTCCAGGTTCAACAGCCCGCCGGACTGGTCGAGCAGGCGCATGACCACGGATTCCCCGTACTGGATGGGCATGGTCGACAAGCGCACGTCCACCGACCGCCGCCGCACGCGGAGGTTGAAGCGCCCGTCCTGGGGCAGGCGCTTCTCGGAGATGTTGAGCCCCGCCATGAGTTTGAGCCGCAGGATCAGCGCCGGGGCGATGCGCTTTTCCTTCATCACGTGTTCCTGCAGTTGACCGTCCACACGCTGACGAATGCGCAGGGCGTTCTCGTCGGGCTCGATGTGGATATCCGACGCCCCGACCTGCACCGCGTCCTCGAAGATGGAGCGCAGCAGCCGGACCACCGGTGCGTTCCCGGTCTCGGAGTCCTCCTCCAGGCTGGCCAGGTCGACGTCGTCTTCGCCGATTTCCTCCTCCAGTTCCTCGGCAATATTGGAGATCTCTTCGGTCCGCCGATAGGTGCGATCAATGATCTGCAGCAGGTCCCGCTCGCGGACCACCGCCACCTCCACCGGCTTGCCCAGCAACCGGGCCAGCTCGTCCTGGGCAAACAGGTCGGTGGGATCCACCATGCCCACCAGAAAGTGCGTCGCTTCCTCCTTGAGCGCCAACGCCCGCAGGCGGCGGGCATGCGTCTCCGGCAGCTTGCGCACCGTCTCCGTCTCCACCTGGTACGTGCGCAGATCCAGATTGGCGACACCCAGCTGCCGCGCCAGAAGATCATTGAGGTTGGCTTCGGAGACATAGCCGAGATCGATGAGCGTGCGCCCGAGCTTGCGACCGGTCCGTTTCTGCTCCGTGAGCGCCGCCTGCAGCTGGCTGTCGGAAATGATCCCTTCATTGACCAGCAGGTCACCGATGCGAATCTTCCGGCGTGCCCGACCGGCGTTTGCGCTATCGCTCTCTATCATTCCAGGCTCTCGATCCGTTGGCGCAGGAACGCCGTGAGTTCACTGTTCAGGCCGCCCACCGCCAGTGCACGCTGGTAGGCGGCACGCGCGCGGGCCGACTCCCCGCTCTCCTCCAGGGCAACTCCCAGCCCCAGCCACCAGCGACCCTCGCTGCTCTGCTCCCGGGCCAGTTCACGGTACAGGGGCACCGCCTCCCCGGCCCGTCCCGTCTGACGATACAGCGCTGCCAGCAGCGCGTGCCAGCGCCCTTTCCCGAACACGGGCGCCGGATGTTCCTCCAGGACCCGAATGGCTTGCTCCGGATCCTGCTCCCGGAGCAGTCGGGCCTTGAGCCGCGCCAGCTGGGTCGCGCCGCCCTCGTGGTCCAGCCCCCTGGTCAGAACCTCTACAGCGGCCTCCCGTTCGCCGCGCCGCTCGTGGCTGGCCGCCAGGGCCCGACGTACGCGCCAGGCCTCGGGCATGGCGTCCAGGGCCTCTCTGTAGATGGCCATGGCGCGATCATCATCCCCCGCCTCTTCCGCGTCACGGCCACGGCGAAGGGCGCCGACGGCGTCCAGGCTCTGCGCCGGCGCCTTCACCAGCCCCGGGCCACCGGCAGCATCCCGGTCCGCCACGGGGACGCCGAGCGGGCTCTCCACCAGCCGGCGGGTGTCCGCGTCGTCGGCCCCGTCAGCGTCCGCCACTTCTCCACGCTCTGTCTCCGGTGATTCGGGCTCGCCGGCCGCTGTTGCCTCGCCCTCCTCCGGGGCGGAGCTCTCCCGGGCCTGTTCCGACTCCGGGGGATCCTCCGGAAAATCGAAATCCAGGGCGACGCCCGCGGCCAGACGCCGTGCCTGCAGCCGTGGCACCGTCCGGAATCGCAGGTCCAGGGTCAGGTATTCGTCGCCAACCCGCCAGTCCACGGCACGCAGGTGGGGCATGCGCTCCAGCAGGTCCGGCAGCTGAGTGTCTTCGCCTGCCACCGGCAGCCGCAGTGTCACGTCACTGCCGTCATCACTGCGCTCCAGCGTGTGCATCAGCGGGCCATCTGCCAGGAAACGCAACTCCACGCCACGCACGACATCATGGACGGCAATCTGCTGCAGACCGGGCACGCCCGGCTGCGCTTCCTGCACCGGGGCGTCCTCGTCCGCCGCGGGCGTGACCGGTGGCGTCTGCGGACCGGCAACCTCCGGGGATGTCCGCGGCAGCGGGGTATGGGTCAGGTAACCCGCGGCGCCGATGACCAGCAGCAATGCCACCCCGAACACCACGCGGCGCGCCTGCGTCCCGCCCCTGACCCCGCCGGGCGCTGACCGTACGCCCGGCGGCATGATATTTCGCGGGCTGTTACGCCGCCGATCGAGATCGCGGAGAACATCATTGATCAGGCTCATGCTGTCATGCCCAGGCCATGCCAGTGGGCGATCCCGGCGGCAATGACGACCAGGGTCGCCACCACCGACGCCGCCCACCAGCTCCGTCGGCTGCGCCCCGGCTGCAGCGCCTCATCGGTGTCCCTGGCAGCACGCAGAACATGCTGCCACCCGACACTGTCCCGTCCTTCGCCGTAGGCTGCCAGCAACGCCTTGTGAGCCAGAATGTTCACCAGGCGCGGCAGCCCTGCGCTGGAGGTGCAGAGCGCATCCATGGCTCCGCCGCTGAACAGTTCACCGCCGCCGCTCCCGGCGACCGCGAGCCGATGGCCGACATAGCTTCGCACCTCCCGGCAATCCAGGTGGCCCAGGGTGTACGAGAACGTGATCCGCTGCCGGAGTTGGCGCCAGCGATTGGCGGACAAGCGGGCATCAAGCTCCGGCTGACCGAACATCACCACCTGGAGTAGTTTGGCCCGCTCCGTTTCCAGGTTCGTGAGCAGGCGCAGCGCTTCCAGGGTGTCCTCCGGCATGGACTGCGCCTCGTCCAGCACCAGCACCACCGGGCGCTCTGCCTGGCGTGCCTGCAGCAGCGCAGCCGTGAGTTCCCGGAGTACGCGATGCTGACCGGCATTGCCGGGCAGTTTCAGCCCCAGCTCATCCGCAAGGCTCAGGCGCAACCCGTTGGCGCTGACGTAGGGGTTGGGCACCCAGGCCGTGGTGTAACGGTCTTCCAGGCGATTGAGCAGCGTCCGGCAGAGCATGGTCTTGCCCGTGCCCACCTCGCCGGTGACCTTGATGAACCCTTCCCCGCCATCCAGCGCCACCAGAACGACGT
The DNA window shown above is from Aquisalimonas sp. 2447 and carries:
- a CDS encoding ExeA family protein — protein: MYLEHFGLDDFPFSLSPDTTYFCNLGAWQEALNVVLVALDGGEGFIKVTGEVGTGKTMLCRTLLNRLEDRYTTAWVPNPYVSANGLRLSLADELGLKLPGNAGQHRVLRELTAALLQARQAERPVVLVLDEAQSMPEDTLEALRLLTNLETERAKLLQVVMFGQPELDARLSANRWRQLRQRITFSYTLGHLDCREVRSYVGHRLAVAGSGGGELFSGGAMDALCTSSAGLPRLVNILAHKALLAAYGEGRDSVGWQHVLRAARDTDEALQPGRSRRSWWAASVVATLVVIAAGIAHWHGLGMTA
- a CDS encoding ParA family protein codes for the protein MRRVIFNQKGGVGKSTITCNLAAISAHQGLRTLVVDLDSQGNSSSYLLGREATPEGTLADYFDQLLSFRLHQQPLTAFVHETPFNGLHVMPASRQLDELQGKLESRYKIYKLREALEELSDSYDAIYMDTPPALNFYTRSALIAAERCLIPFDCDDFSRYALYDLLEALMEIREDHNGALAIEGIIVNQYNARANVLRQAVEELQGEGHPVLQPYIASSVKIKESHEKAVPLIQLAPRHKVTAQYLDLFETLQRNQ
- a CDS encoding type II secretion system protein; protein product: MTNSKSAGFTLIELVIVIVILGVLAAVAAPRFIDLSEDAESSALQAQASAITSASAINFAAAATRGRDASDEDVEEVTECNDETVGRLLEGGLDTERYEVVSGSFDEQEFGSRATCELEALNSSVENRDFTLIYVGNGG
- a CDS encoding GspE/PulE family protein; translated protein: MIESDSANAGRARRKIRIGDLLVNEGIISDSQLQAALTEQKRTGRKLGRTLIDLGYVSEANLNDLLARQLGVANLDLRTYQVETETVRKLPETHARRLRALALKEEATHFLVGMVDPTDLFAQDELARLLGKPVEVAVVRERDLLQIIDRTYRRTEEISNIAEELEEEIGEDDVDLASLEEDSETGNAPVVRLLRSIFEDAVQVGASDIHIEPDENALRIRQRVDGQLQEHVMKEKRIAPALILRLKLMAGLNISEKRLPQDGRFNLRVRRRSVDVRLSTMPIQYGESVVMRLLDQSGGLLNLESLGMPEDVLQRFRRLIHRPHGMVLVTGPTGSGKTTTLYGALSELNRAGSKIITVEDPVEYRLPRINQVQVQERIGLTFGRVLRSALRQDPDIVMVGEMRDQETAEIGLRASVTGHLVLSTLHTNDAHSTAVRMLDMGAESYLLAASLRGVLAQRLLRRVCGSCTESHAPDDHESAWMRGVGLSPEAAEFTRGRGCTHCNNTGYQGRIGVYELLEIDGGMADALRREDLGEFARLAAESPRFRSLTMAAMDYARQGITSLDEVMRIAAELDTYEQEPPTPPPGSEGAEDDGKPMELRLEDD
- a CDS encoding VWA domain-containing protein, giving the protein MAVLLRCSIIVLLILLAPLVVTPATADQSPDAEVRILVDVSASMLRTDPDNLRRPALRLTSELLPEDTRAGVWDFADDVNAIVDVAAVDQQWRDTTRGAARWIHSMGQGTDIGAALETAAADWFAAPPSDDPAPRHLVLFTDGKVNISDDPQEDQAERQRIMGPLMDRLVEHGVTVHAVGLSDEIDQELMEALSRRTGGRMAVTRQAGELERLFLGLFDQVAQRDSLPMDRNRFQVDDTVAELTVVAFHDGDSEGVRLRDPDGDTLDESMAGDRVRWRSEPHHDLITIDQPPPGEWELLGAEDPDNRVMIVTDLRLHTDDLPAYSISGESFAVGAYLTEADEPITRDGFLDLTRFRLLDDTGEARALERDGESGRFATTVTPEAGAREFVVRVSSDTFRREARHRLEVLDTPLTMEREGLEEHPELQRRLIFRPVSDAIDPQALEVELTLTAESGSEQRLRVSHNDDAEHWDISLDTLDPHQTFGIRADAIGTMPDGRTFRAAIDSFETAGLDAGADDSEAAGPNVAVLATLLVVFNLILFAVIGLIFYLLQQRRTTPPALSGDDADANDLRENA
- a CDS encoding type II secretion system F family protein, with the translated sequence MPWFRYRARDAQGHLQHGHLEAHSADAVADRLMADGFSPLTIEADPQPGDRRDGGTARSRFERQVALADLMVFCRQMYSLTRAGVPIIRAMTGLAESTRHPRMTRVIRSIASELENGRALADCLRQHPDVFDGLFVSIIQVGENSGRLDEAFLQLSRHLEREKATRDQIRAAMRYPVIVLVAIAIAIGVINVFVIPAFGRMFASFGAELPLATRILLATSDFTVRYWYVVLGGLAALVAAFLWWKRTPRGRYVWDRTKLRIPIIGDIVLRATLARFGRSFAMATRSGVPIITALSMVARATDNAWIAERIERIRTGIERGEGLTRSAANTELFPALVMQMIAVGEETGQVDDMLEEVADFYDREVEYDIKQLNAYIEPLMLVVVGILVLILALGVFLPMWDLGQAAL
- a CDS encoding PilZ domain-containing protein, whose amino-acid sequence is MSSYPGNDDQRGFRRVPAETEITIWRADGSELTARLRDLSGNGLSFTTDTPLDDGERIHVIIAGGLATLEPAEIDAAVVRVEAQNAHWLVAARVVSDIE
- a CDS encoding lipopolysaccharide assembly protein LapB, with the protein product MSLINDVLRDLDRRRNSPRNIMPPGVRSAPGGVRGGTQARRVVFGVALLLVIGAAGYLTHTPLPRTSPEVAGPQTPPVTPAADEDAPVQEAQPGVPGLQQIAVHDVVRGVELRFLADGPLMHTLERSDDGSDVTLRLPVAGEDTQLPDLLERMPHLRAVDWRVGDEYLTLDLRFRTVPRLQARRLAAGVALDFDFPEDPPESEQARESSAPEEGEATAAGEPESPETERGEVADADGADDADTRRLVESPLGVPVADRDAAGGPGLVKAPAQSLDAVGALRRGRDAEEAGDDDRAMAIYREALDAMPEAWRVRRALAASHERRGEREAAVEVLTRGLDHEGGATQLARLKARLLREQDPEQAIRVLEEHPAPVFGKGRWHALLAALYRQTGRAGEAVPLYRELAREQSSEGRWWLGLGVALEESGESARARAAYQRALAVGGLNSELTAFLRQRIESLE